The Arachis ipaensis cultivar K30076 chromosome B10, Araip1.1, whole genome shotgun sequence DNA window ACCCTATGTATGTTGCATGCTACAACCACACAAAAGATGAAAGGCTTGGTAACATGGTTTGGGCTGATGGGAATAGCCGGTCTGATTTTCAGTGTTTTGGGGATGTGTTAGCGTTTGACTCCACTTACAGGAAAAATAGATATAAACGTCCAGTAGTAATTTTCTACCATTTTTGGTTTTGGGTTGTTGATTGATGAAACTGTATCGTCGTATAGGTGGATGTTACAAAATTTGTTGGAGGTTATGTGCCAGAAGAAACCTTGTGTAGCTGTTACCGATGGGGACAAAGCAATGATAAAAGCTGTGAAGTCGGTTTTACCGGAGGCAACACATCGTTTGTGTGCATGGCATGTGGAAAAGAACGTGACATCAAATGAGAAAGACGAACGCCTCCGTAGTTTGTTCAAGCATTGGTTGTACGTGGACATGGAGGTTCATGAATTCAAAGAGGATTGCGCTCAAGCAATTGAGGAGTATGGGCTGCATAATAGTAGCTGGGCAAGGCATATGCATAAAAAGCGAAAGCTATGGGCGAACGGGTATTTGCGTGACAAGTTCTATGCCGGATTCCAGACTATGACACGATGTGAGGGAATAATTGCTATGGTTAACAAGTTTTCGAAGTCAAGCCATACCATCTTTAAGTTAGTGCAAAATCTGGAGCTAGTCCTCCGTGAATATCGGAACAAGGAGATGTTGTTGTAGTTTAACTCCATTTACACGAATCCGGTTATGACCACATGTTTGAGGTCGATAGAGACAGCTACTGCTAGGGTTTATACCCGAGAGTTGTTTGTAGATGTTAGGAAAGAGATTGAAGGAGCTGGAGCAATTAATCTTGTCATGAAAAAACGGTGTTGATGAatagatttttgacggtttagaattctcaaatgaaatctcgttgcaagtatagtttctaaaccaaaaaagaatcctttcatacaaaagattgtttgtcactaaaacaaacccctaaatttataaaccgaagtattgaaccttgggtcgttctccctaggaattgcgataaagtgtcttgttattggttatgaggtatgtttggggtttttgagattttagacaagaaatataaatggcaaaggaaataaactaacaactagaaaggtCTTCGCAAGGTttagtggtcaaggatctctatccttatcactaaccacaacatgagaattgtcaaggatcaatcccattaaatcatcctctaactaggtaaaggaaagtcaaatgagatatatcaatccaagtccataagtcatAACTCTCCACTAAtccaattagtgagaactagagttaatggctcccaatcatcaatcacttggatattagtggctcaagagttcctaagttaccttcccaagccaagaggaacaaaaataTAACTCACAACTAAAAggagcattttaacaaacacatagaaagAAATAAAggtaaacattattaattgcaagaattgaaggaatctacaacta harbors:
- the LOC107621054 gene encoding protein FAR1-RELATED SEQUENCE 5-like: MNVEEAGGDEFQEEHLPEGGQGFDLSTNDILNQVWESVEDAYKFYRRYGRVNGFRVRKGDSETRTGCKVMLSIYLEKSEQKWKDRKVVLEHNHDLAPVGMSHLIQNHRKMTDAAKAHIDGMHAYGIGTSKILGHMAADGDATATLIYLEGKAAADPMYVACYNHTKDERLGNMVWADGNSRSDFQCFGDVWMLQNLLEVMCQKKPCVAVTDGDKAMIKAVKSVLPEATHRLCAWHVEKNVTSNEKDERLRSLFKHWLYVDMEVHEFKEDCAQAIEEYGLHNSSWARHMHKKRKLWANGYLRDKFYAGFQTMTRCEGIIAMVNKFSKSSHTIFKLVQNLELVLREYRNKEMLL